The nucleotide sequence ttaatctgtgcgtaaaaaaactcaaattatgtttgttcataaaaaaagcagacgttgactaagtttataaattcagcaattggcctaacctAAGACAGTTTGAAAAAgtcgttgtacgaagtacgttgagaagaagttgaactctgacttaagttctaactgaagttttgactctgagcttgagaagtgttaaagtcacgacaacaattcaagaaatatggtcaaaaaacaatcaaatcagattgtgaaataataagttactctaacactgtattttgaaatcataatgcaaacttactaagtcttaaattTCTCAACAACCagatgatgtaggttgatgagcaacctcgaacctgaccaattgttacatatatttgggtttcCATtaactacaaaatggaagcaaggaactcaaggtaaatgataaagctacggagtatttttcccatagtgttacatcaattATATTCCCACTACATATGGAAAGACATTtttcaggtcattatcaaacttatacaaaattctatcatctgatgttgacaaaatagaaaataacacCTTTCCTATTtagcaatgtttagtttttttgaataagaaaaagatatgcatagtttgttacaatataaaggtacaatatatatatataaaagataagtataatttttttaggcatctatactttttatgtgtgtgtgtgtgtgtgtgtgtgtgtgtgtgtatatatatatatatatatatataagataagcataatttttttaggcatctataccttttttgaagaaaagacatctacaattttacttttaattaaaatcaaaattttataaaaattatacgcattagcgtaacaaaaaaacagacacacataaaatattactctaaacgctaatatgtgtgtctgtatatttgtgaggttgaagaaagaaaataaaaatattacgtatcattaaatgatagcgtaaatgaaaatatttgtgaggttgttatgattaaacgatatttaaattaaatatataagtgataaaaagataataaaatttctttgaaaaaaaggtaataaaattaaatggaacggctaaaaaattttaaatggaagaaaaaaacatattgaaatataatatttgaaaataaaagaaaaggttcccaacgtgaattgaagagagatgcttgtgaaataaattgtcgagaagtagttttttgaagtagcatcaacaacttttgaccaaagctcattccattcaattttatccattaaaaaagtaccttttttagtaagtacttaattgatattgtacttggcctaatttcttcttaaaaatgtagagaagttgaaaaaaaaaccgggtcaaacgatatcttaatctcccacaacggcagtgtagaagcaactgaatttgggagaaaaaaaaaattagaaaatagttaaaaataaaaaattggaaaatagttaaaagtttttaaaaatataaaaattggaaaatagttaataaaaatcggtgaggtagcactcaaccaagcaatactaaaaaaaattatatgcattagcgtaacaaaaaacagacagacgaacataaaattattactttaaacgttaatgtgtgtgtgtgtgtatattcgcgaggttgaagaaaggaaataaaaatatttggtatcattaaatgactgcgtgaataaaaatatttgtgagattgtgatgattaaacaatattgaaattaaatatataagtgataaaaagataataaaaatcttttgaaaaaaagataataaaattaaatggaactgttcaaaaaaataaaataaaataaagttaaatgaaaataaaacatattgaaatataatattaaaaaataaaagaaaaggttcccagcgtgagttgaaaagaggtgtttgtgaaatatattgtccagaagtagttttttaaagtagcattcaacaacttttggtcaaagctcattccattcaattctatgcattaaaaaatattcCCTTTCtaataagtacttaattgatattgtgtttgacctaacttctctttaaaaatgtagagaagtaaaaaaaaaaaccgggtcaaacggtatcttaatatCCCACAAtggcagtgtagaagcaactgaatttgggagaaaaaattggaaaatagttaaaaataaaaaaattggaaaatagttaaaagtttttaaaaatataaaaattgcaaaaatagttaaaaaaaatcggtgaggtagcactcaaccaagcaacactaaaaaaaattatatgcatcagcgtaacaaaaacactgacagacggacataaaatattactctaaacgttaatgtgtgtgtaaatatttgcgaggttgaaaaaaggaaataaaagtatttggtatcattaaataaCAATGCAAATAAacatatttgtgaggttgtgatgattaaacaatattgaaattaaaataattgatagtgtgtttgacctaacttctccttaaaaatgtagagaagttgaaaaaaagcGGGGTCAAGCGGTACCTTactctcccacaacggcaatttagaagcaactgaatttgggtgaaaaaattgaaaaatagttaaaaaaataaaaattataaaataattaaaaaaatggtgaagggcaaaatgggaaattcaccctaaaaatgatgaggtggcGCTAACCACACCCATCAAtaggaaattactaaaatacccctcaTAAgagcaaaatggtaaaatcctagggacttttctttataatataGTAAGTAGACGGATTTGATAATTCATAGTTCAATCAAGAAATAAGTTAATCTTGTCAATAATTGTTTTACATAGTAATGATTAAAATCACAAGTAAATGTTATTCCgaaatatttgttatagaatggtttttctttttgttcttgTACCTAAGGACAAATCTCAAaggcaataaaaaaaattaagaggcTGAACAAACATTCATTTGCATGTGAATTTTGAAGATATTGTGAAAAAATGAGCATTCGTAACTTATTGGGAGCAAACTCCAAAATACGGAGATTTCAACGATCTATATAAGAGTTAGAATTACCAAAGCAAGTCACCACTCTAATTTCATTCAGGTTGAGTATGGCTAATATGCACAATTTACATTAGTTTAAGTAACGCCCTTGTACGTTGAACCAAAATATAGGTATTTCCACTAAACTTGAAGTTGTTAGTAATAATGTCGACTAGAATATTTGAGTTGTTTTCCATTACCGGTGGAGGAAAATGTTACCTCTAAGATATGCTAAGACCCAAGTATAAACCATGTATCTCAACATGCAACGCATTGCAAACTTCGATGACCCATCTACCGTATGAATCGCAAAAGAGACAGCCACAACTAGCAATCTTTCCCATGTCCTTGCATGCATCGTCGTTGTTGAGTTCGATCCGGTTTTTTTTGAGGTTGTTTTGATCCTATGCAAATAGTATTCTTCATTAGAGAGCTTGTGTGGAGGGGGATCCAAAATGTACTATTCAATGTCTCTAATGAGCCACTGTATCAAAATAGTTGGGTTATTAGGCGTTGATGGACAATTTGACCAGTTCACCAAGTCGTAACAAAGTAGTAAGTAAAAATCGTATCCACACGGATTGTTGTTTCTACTCGACAATtaacttaattaaaaacaattatgaGGAGGATTACAAAAGGCTGGTTACAATCGAAAATACTCAATAAAATACCTAAATATATGATACGATGGGACATCATCGAAACCCCCAAACTTAAATTGTTGTTTGCCCTCAAGCAACAAAATACTAAAACATTTAACTTGCAGTCAAACAGAGCAATGTGTCTTTCATGCCATGGTCAACAATGATTGTATCGTCATTATACATTACCTCCACCTTCCGGCTAACTCACTACTTCCATTATTTAGGTCTCCAATCGagacaaattttaaaaagacaATCTAAATCTTTCATCCACACCGATTGTCCATTCATTCTCTAACAATTTATCTCTAGCAACTGTGATAGTTAATCCACTCGATCACACACATTAGTGCCATTTTACCACATAATTGCAAATAttttatagggttaattaagtttttggtccctataaatatctacagttttgttttcagtccctgtaaaaataaatcaaactttttagtccctacaaaattttctgttagtgttttgagtccctgttaaattaaaatttgtttaattatgcttaaaattttaaattttttaatgattttttagatacttgtttaaaacattataaaaggttcggccacaataaattagctcaaaattttatttttaatgtccaaattttcgttagttttatcttgaattttttgcgttttaaaaaaattatatttaattcattacatgttaaaaaattctaattttttataaaagagattattataatgttcttaacatgtatgttaaaaatcatttaaaaatataaaattttaagtataattaaacaaatttcaatttaacagggaccaacacatacttttagtccttgtaaaattaaaatttgcttaactgtgcttaaacttttaaatttgtaacatatatttttcacatacttacttagaatattatacaaagttcctccgcaaaaaagtaacttaaaattttattatttggtccaaattttcattaatataatcttgaaaatttggcttttagaaaaattcatatttaattcattacatgttataaaactaaaaaaaattacaaaagagtgtcttacgatgttatgaacatgtatgtaaaaaatctttcaaaaatttagaagtttaagcataattaaacaaattttaatttaacagggactaaaaacactaacagaaaattttgtaggaactaaaaattgtaatttatttttatagagactaaaaacaaaacaacagatatttatagggaccaaaacttAATTAATCCCATTCTAAATAATCATTTAAAGTCGAtataaacaaacacaatttaaaaatattataagtttATAACGTGACTTATGTAAAAGGGGAATATATTTGAGAAAAGTAGGGTAAACGCGGAGTAAGATACTTATATGTTACTAATCTTTGTCTATTTAACTTACAAATCTTTCTATTCATTGTCAAAACAACATGGATactaaagagttttttttttttttgtttaaagtatcGTGAAAAAACGAATTCTTGCAGCTTGTTGGGAGCAGACTCCATAATATGGAGATTTGAACAATTCATATAGGAGTTGGAATTACCAAAGCTAATCAACACTCTAATTCCATCCGCGTTGAGTATGGCTAATATAGAAGAAAATGGTAGTGAGTAACATACATATCAACAACCATTAAATTGTTTCGTCCGCGTGGGCAGATGAGTATTTTAGGAGAAGAATTTACAAAACGgaaatgaacttttttttatgaaattcgaTTCTACTATTCACgctaaaaattgtttaaaagttcaagaatttaaatataattaaataaaattaattttaataaagactaaaactgcACATTTAGCAGTACTTGAATGAGATGACAAATAATTTATCCTGGTATTAAATTCGAATCCGACtttgaaaatgcaaaaatgttaaatatcatGTGGGGGAGTTTTGCCACTCCATAACGATTACACCGATTCAATGATTAATCTTTACAATTACGCGCGCATGATAATCGGTTCACATTAAAATTGGCgtggacattttatttttcagtagAACTAATTTATAAGATTCAAATTttgttcctaaaaaaaaagaagatttaaattttgtatggacggaaaatatatttaagaaaagaaaagaaaaggaaataataattaGATAAGAAATATCTAAGTGGAAAGTCTGTGTAGAGGGTATACCTTGAATTTAGTTTGCAAGGGGATCTTGTTACCTGCCTGCCTCCATTTCTCAACTCACCCTCCTcccttcttctctctttctttcaattCAGTTTGTCTCTTCCAAAccctatctatctatctattgaTTCAAACAAAATCGATTCTCAATAATCTAAATCTGAGCGATGTTGATGTTTTGATAAAGCAGCGTATGgtgatcatcatcatcttcatcgatTGCATGGGTTTACAGAATGCCTCAGCTTCGTAGTGGTGTTCGACGTCCTCGTCCTGCTGctccttctcctcctcctcctcctccacccAAGCCGGCCACCAGAGGTAGACCCAGAACTAGATTAGCCGCCGCCAAGAACATCAACAAATCATCCCAGGAGGAGGACCCACCGTTGTTATTACAACCTGATACTTTCGTTGTTGAACCTCCCAAGGAGAACATAGtaattgaagaagaagctgtTGGTGTGATGGGTGATGAAAGAGTTGGTCTTAGTGCTAATAAAGATAAGGCTGTTGCTGCTGTTCCTGAGGAAGATGCCAACTCTCCACCTCTTCCAGAAAGGGTACTTAGTTACTTCATTATTTCAATACTTTTGTTTCTTAATTAtcatacttttgtttttgtttttaacaactACTTATggattttgatttcaatttttaaggTTCAAGTAGGTGGATCACCTCTATACAAGGTAGAAAGGAAACTTGGTAAAGGTGGATTTGGCCAGGTTTTTGTTGGCCGTCGTGAGCGTGCAAATGCACCAGGAGCTGTGGAGGTATGTTTCTCTTTTTTACATCTGGGGCTCTCTTTGTATcttcaaggtttttttttttatgttaccttctgatttgatttctaTTTGTCATTTCTCAGGTTGCTCTGAAATTTGAACATAGAAACAGTAAAGGTTGCAACTATGGCCCTCCTTATGAGTGGCAAGTATACAAGTAAGTACcctcttattttttaaattatttgattcaagTCATTATGTATTGTGAAAGAGAGCCTTGCCACAACTATTCTAGTTGTGCTCGTCTGACTAGGATGTCATAGGTTTGAGTCATGCACTCATGTATTCGGTCTCCTGCTTATGCAAGATAACAGTATACCTACCTCTACACAATAGACCCGCAATGGGTCCGACCCTTCTATAGAGTCTTTCACGGTGAAAGCTTTATAGCACCGGGTTGTTGTTAGttcttaattatattttgtaatCCTGTAAATATAGttaaagtttgatttttatgttgtgTCAAAAGCACCCTTGGTGGTAGTCATGGAATACCTAAAGTACACTATAAAGGAAGACAAGGAGAATATTATGTGATGGTATGATCTATTCCATAAAACAAACACCGTACTATCCCATTGCCAACTTAACAATTCAACCATTTCCTCTATACGCAGGTTATGGACATTCTTGGTCCAAGTTTGTGGGATGTATGGAATACCTCAGGCCAGTCGTGAGTATAAACTTAATTGTATCTTGGCTTCCTGATTGTAGCTCTTGCTTTGTTTATAGGATTCACACCTATGTGTATTAAAACAAGGGATAGTAACATACTGTTTTCTTTATTAGACTTTCTATTTTAAGTTTCACACTGACACAAGTTGACTGGTTTTGATATTGCTTTCTTCCAAAGACATGGTTAAgtgaatatataaaaaaattgaaacagcGTTTGAGCGACAAATAGTTTATGTATTCAGTTTTACTATATTACTTTTGGCACAGTTCTTAAATATCCTAATTTCCATTTTTAATATAAAGAACTACTTTTGTGAAGATCTATTTATAGTACTCTGGCGCACTGTACGCTTTAATTGTCTCCGACGGTGTTTTTTTTGCCTTCAAccacaacaaccaagccttttcccactaagtggggtcggctacatgaatcaaattacgccataatgttctatcataaaccatattttgttccaactcattaatttctaaatctttcctaatagtttctcttattgTTTGTATTCTTTTCTCTTATAGCTTCTATTCCTTTTTACCGTGCTTTTTTTGCCTTTataatctttttcttattccttTTTACCCACCCTCCCTTATGTGTACTTTGAATATCCGAGTTGATTATACTAGAATTGTTTCAGTGACTAATTTCTTGTTTGTTCTTTGACttactgttttttctttttgattgataaatatttaggatgtCTCCTGAAATGGTCTCATGTATAGCTGTCGAGTCATTATCAATACTTGAAAAGTTGCATGCAAAAGGGTAAGTTATCGGTCAAACATTTCTTTTTACAGTATCTCTTTATCCTGATACATTCTTCCTACCACAAATTTTAGAATGTTTTAcagttgatttaatttaatttatcttgATTCTAAACtcttaaacataatttttttgttccttttgttCATTATAGTTATGTACATGGAGATGTAAAACCAGAGAACTTTTTACTAGGCCAGCCCAACACAGCACAGGAGAAGAAATTGTTTCTTGTTGACCTTGGTTTAGGTTAGTGGATGCCATTCAATAATAAATGTGTATTTGATTTTGAGTTctcaatcttataatcactttgtAATTTCTATTCACATTCACATAACTCACAGCAACAAAGTGGAAAGATTCGTCAAGTGGAAAGCACACTGAATACGACCAACGCCCCGACATGTTTAGGTTTTCTTTATTTcacctcttttttctttcttaccCCCTTGCATTTTTTCATATTACTTTTATAATTAATGCTTTTTACTCTTTTGTATGGTTATCTGTATGTGTTTTTAACTCTTGTCTTTTTATGTAGAGGGACTGTTCGATATGCTAGCGTTCATGCTCATTTGGGAAGAACTGCCAGTAGAAGGGATGATCTTGAATCACTTGCATATACATTAATCTTCCTTCATAGGGGTCGATTGCCATGGCAAGGTTTTCAGGTACATACATTTTTATATGCTTACCAGGCACTAAACTGTGCAAGTTGTATTCTTTTAGCCATTATGTTTCAAATTTTACTTTGTCTATTAGGGTGATGGCAAATCCTTCCTCGTTTGCAAAAAGAAAATGGGAACATCTGCTGAGATGCTGTGCTGCTTTTGCCCCGCTCCTTTTAAACAATTTCTCGAGACTGTGGTGAACATGAAGTTTGACGAAGAACCTAACTATTCCAAGCTAATATCCTTGTTTGATGGTATGCTCGGACCTAATCCTGCATTGCGGCCAATTAATACTGAAGGCGCTCAAAAGGTAGTCACTAAGTGCACGTGTACTCAAGTTTCTGGcttatttttctttccctttttgGTTGCCCATTGTACTCATCCGAGTGTGTATGACTACTTGAAACCTAAATTTGGTAGGTTGGGCAAAAGCGGGGTAGATTGAATGTTGAGGCAGATGATGATTCACAGCCCAAAAAGAAGGTTCGTTCAGGGATTCCTGCTTCACAATGGATTTCAGTATACAATGCTAGACAACCAATGAAACAAAGGTAAAGCACTGCAATCATTCTTCCTAGCTCCTTTAGTCCAGCAATCATATATGCATGAAAAGGATGAACATGAGTATGATATTATCTTTCCGAGTTACTTGTGAATTTTGAATGGGTTGCATTGTAGGTATCATTACAATGTGGCTGATGGAAGATTAGCACAGCATATTGAGAGAGGGATTGCAGACGACCTTCTTATTAGCTGTGTATCATGTTGTTCCAATCTCTGGGCACTTATCATGGATGCTGGAACTAATTATTCGGCTCAAGTTTACAAATTATCACCATTATTTTTACACAAGGTGGAATGTGCTGTGTATGCCTTGCGGTTTTTACAAGTATAGTTTAATGTGATGAATCTTATCTATACGACATTTTTCTTCGCAGGAATGGATCTTGGAACAATGGGATAAGAATTTCTACATTACTTCTATTGCAGGGGCCAGTAATGGAAGCTCTGTTGTGGTGATGTCAAAAGGTTTGATTGCTAACAATATTACTTTTTGCAGCGGGGAATTGGCTTTGTTAATTTTCTGGTTAATATACAATGTTATCCAACATCTTGGAGAATTTCTTTAGGATTTGTTATCGTTTTCCCATAGCATGTATTCTTGCTTTTGGGGATGGATGGTTTTTGGTGTTCCCTTCTCTTTTGTTTGACAGACTTAAGGTTTTTCAGTCACCTTTTGAGTTTCAATATGAACAAATTAACATGCTAACATTggctgtttcaaaaaaaaaatgtattaaccTGAATAGTTGCCACTACAACCAAGTCTTATCACACTAGCCACTAGGTAGGGCTGGTTTAATAGATCAGAGGACACCATAATGCtttatcataaaccatatttctaGCCAACCCATTGGCAGCCTCTTACGTTTTTTCTGATGGTTTCTCctataatttttctttgtttttcccCCCCCTCTGGCGTGTACAGCTTCCTTTCTATTGATTGTGTTGACAGTCCTaggctttttctgatttttaatcTGAAATCCCATACTGcttttg is from Medicago truncatula cultivar Jemalong A17 chromosome 1, MtrunA17r5.0-ANR, whole genome shotgun sequence and encodes:
- the LOC11419592 gene encoding casein kinase 1-like protein HD16 — encoded protein: MPQLRSGVRRPRPAAPSPPPPPPPKPATRGRPRTRLAAAKNINKSSQEEDPPLLLQPDTFVVEPPKENIVIEEEAVGVMGDERVGLSANKDKAVAAVPEEDANSPPLPERVQVGGSPLYKVERKLGKGGFGQVFVGRRERANAPGAVEVALKFEHRNSKGCNYGPPYEWQVYNTLGGSHGIPKVHYKGRQGEYYVMVMDILGPSLWDVWNTSGQSMSPEMVSCIAVESLSILEKLHAKGYVHGDVKPENFLLGQPNTAQEKKLFLVDLGLATKWKDSSSGKHTEYDQRPDMFRGTVRYASVHAHLGRTASRRDDLESLAYTLIFLHRGRLPWQGFQGDGKSFLVCKKKMGTSAEMLCCFCPAPFKQFLETVVNMKFDEEPNYSKLISLFDGMLGPNPALRPINTEGAQKVGQKRGRLNVEADDDSQPKKKVRSGIPASQWISVYNARQPMKQRYHYNVADGRLAQHIERGIADDLLISCVSCCSNLWALIMDAGTNYSAQVYKLSPLFLHKEWILEQWDKNFYITSIAGASNGSSVVVMSKGTRYTQQSYKVSESFPYKWINKKWKEGFHVTSMGTAGNRWGIVMSRNAGFSDQVVELDFLYPSEGIHKRWDNGYRITATAATLDQSALILSIPRNRPGDETQETLRTSQFPSAHVKEKWSKNLYLAHLCYGRTVC